Proteins encoded together in one Nitrospirota bacterium window:
- a CDS encoding response regulator, with protein METQERTKSLILSVDADCVSQLRTSTILQHLEYHFFPVKSAEDALLILQMTVPRVVLSEIHLPKMNGIDLVKHVRKDQRTTNVPVIMYTTVKDPVYRQLSQQAGATAYLLQPAHHNHLYEAIQKVTETTPRQYVRLTTFLDVIVGKEGIPGHVVSREKVTAISENGMYVYTQKPLLFGTVLPYTLFLGGQEGSITFEGKVIYRHEGVSGGKQPGMGVIFSRIQPEDRDAIKDFILERLMEGMPLTMREP; from the coding sequence ATGGAGACCCAGGAACGAACAAAGTCGCTCATCCTCTCGGTTGACGCTGACTGCGTCAGCCAGCTTCGCACAAGCACCATTCTCCAGCATCTGGAATATCACTTCTTTCCCGTCAAGTCAGCCGAGGACGCGCTGTTGATCCTGCAAATGACGGTTCCAAGGGTGGTGCTGAGCGAGATCCATCTGCCGAAGATGAACGGCATCGACCTGGTGAAGCATGTCAGGAAGGACCAGCGGACGACGAATGTGCCGGTCATCATGTATACGACCGTCAAGGACCCGGTCTACCGGCAGCTCAGCCAGCAGGCCGGAGCTACCGCTTATCTCCTGCAGCCGGCGCATCACAACCATCTCTATGAGGCCATTCAGAAGGTCACGGAGACAACGCCGCGACAGTACGTCCGGCTTACCACCTTTCTTGATGTCATCGTGGGGAAAGAGGGCATTCCCGGCCACGTGGTGTCACGGGAAAAGGTCACGGCCATTTCCGAGAACGGCATGTACGTGTACACACAGAAGCCGCTCCTTTTCGGCACGGTGCTGCCGTACACGCTTTTTTTGGGGGGACAGGAGGGCAGCATCACCTTCGAAGGCAAGGTCATCTACCGACATGAAGGCGTGAGCGGCGGAAAGCAGCCGGGCATGGGCGTCATTTTTTCGCGGATACAGCCGGAAGACCGTGATGCGATCAAGGATTTCATTCTTGAGCGGCTCATGGAAGGTATGCCGCTCACCATGCGGGAGCCCTGA